The Microcoleus sp. FACHB-68 genome includes a region encoding these proteins:
- a CDS encoding ergothioneine biosynthesis protein EgtB, giving the protein MISTSINCRDTIRNALQQCRTGTLQLFEGMDDATFRRQAHPEFSPVGWHLGHIAYTEALWLLQRSAGLPPAFPEYHQLFAADGLPKAKRVQLPNLPEVRHYLDAVREKVLTYLETAPLEKQERLWRFMIQHESQHCETIAFVLQLAAASAGRELQKSPNPRIPAKILHPPSQMIQIPAGEFEQGNDSADAMDNEKPLHRRYLETYWIDRYPVTCRQYWQFMAADGYYNPEFWSNAGWQWLQANPVTQPLYWLDDPSYDNHPVCGVSWYEAEAYAKFAGKRLPTEAEWEKAAGWDGETISRRTYPWGETEPNASRCNHQLVKDTTQEDAPIQNRTMPVDAYPAGVSAYGCYDMLGNVWEWTATWFDGYEGFKLYPYAGYSQAYFDGEHRVLKGGSWATRPWAMRCSFRNWYYPGVRQILAGFRCASSVNLPT; this is encoded by the coding sequence TTGATATCAACATCGATCAACTGTAGAGACACCATCCGCAACGCCTTGCAACAGTGTCGCACCGGCACTCTGCAACTTTTTGAAGGAATGGATGACGCCACCTTCCGCCGGCAAGCGCATCCTGAGTTCAGTCCCGTTGGCTGGCACTTAGGACATATTGCCTATACGGAAGCCTTGTGGTTGCTACAGCGCAGCGCCGGCTTACCCCCGGCGTTTCCTGAATATCACCAGTTATTTGCCGCAGATGGCTTACCCAAAGCCAAACGGGTGCAACTGCCAAACCTGCCAGAAGTGCGTCACTACCTTGATGCTGTTCGAGAAAAAGTCCTCACCTACCTCGAAACCGCACCCCTGGAGAAACAAGAACGTCTTTGGCGCTTCATGATCCAGCACGAAAGTCAACACTGTGAAACGATTGCCTTTGTGTTGCAGCTAGCAGCCGCAAGCGCCGGCAGAGAATTACAAAAATCCCCGAATCCCCGTATCCCAGCTAAAATTCTCCATCCCCCTTCACAGATGATTCAAATTCCCGCCGGCGAATTTGAACAGGGGAACGATTCAGCCGACGCGATGGATAATGAAAAACCCCTTCACCGGCGCTATCTTGAAACTTACTGGATTGATCGCTATCCCGTCACTTGCCGGCAATACTGGCAATTTATGGCAGCCGATGGTTATTATAATCCTGAATTTTGGTCAAATGCCGGCTGGCAATGGTTGCAAGCAAATCCCGTTACACAGCCGCTTTACTGGCTAGACGATCCTAGTTATGACAATCACCCCGTCTGTGGCGTGAGTTGGTACGAAGCGGAAGCGTATGCAAAATTTGCCGGCAAACGACTACCCACAGAAGCGGAATGGGAAAAAGCAGCCGGTTGGGATGGGGAAACAATAAGCCGACGCACCTATCCTTGGGGAGAAACAGAACCCAATGCCAGCCGGTGTAATCATCAGCTAGTTAAAGATACAACCCAAGAAGATGCCCCTATTCAAAATCGCACAATGCCGGTGGATGCTTACCCAGCCGGCGTCAGCGCCTATGGCTGCTACGATATGCTGGGCAACGTTTGGGAGTGGACAGCAACGTGGTTCGATGGGTATGAGGGGTTTAAATTATATCCCTATGCCGGTTATTCCCAAGCTTACTTTGACGGTGAGCATCGGGTGCTGAAAGGGGGCAGTTGGGCAACGCGTCCCTGGGCGATGCGATGTAGCTTTCGCAATTGGTATTATCCCGGCGTGCGTCAAATCTTAGCCGGTTTTCGCTGTGCCAGTAGCGTGAATTTGCCCACTTAA
- a CDS encoding phospholipase D-like domain-containing protein — MVTMLLPLNRYQVKYELAEGRPYSKLDQLVLRAFKEEKAKTIQDLQDIFCLPNRLLVEVIVTLAQAGWIAISHDKEGSFILTRQGTAVLGTPDQQLPPGTSIRSEMAFIIMERFTGELVSPNEIIYQNTTQLKDDKIGEKTVCDIACKLPNKIIDKSLGIEQVQHLLRRKSGERIRFIAPPALVSQNYYWLAMNADIEQQRVIGLPDCWEGSLKQLLLEEAEKFAQKYPERAKASYVKVRSIDRTDRTRQTSEEFAGSYSTKIDLNDLLLTHTTHVQQLGKALTEEAKTDIIITSAFLKIDNLSDVKDWVIKALERGVNVSLLWGYKDDNNSEKRTKEWLEGLQKQAKKLKRGNLHFNEIPTNSHAKLLIYDTEEGYQAYVGSYNWLSKPTKVEGSPSDFNGSDVTIRLRHPGLVADLCRSVAGLWDTEQNSLSSNSPGRWQQIAADLQEQIDLYKTKEMQKADELPTSTVRIVHAREHAALMRQYLQKAQKRCLVVSHQIDPDEQVAGFRLINPLQKRSNNLESLIVLYGDKERLGQKETDFPQQVAQIKGVLEYKQGCHSKVFIVDESAIISSYNFLSGDPFNKAKRLKEIGILIEGGEVPAKLWAVFSALSDGMKG; from the coding sequence ATGGTAACGATGCTCCTCCCATTGAATCGGTATCAAGTCAAATATGAGTTAGCAGAAGGTAGACCATATTCCAAATTAGACCAGTTGGTACTTCGTGCTTTTAAAGAAGAAAAAGCAAAAACAATTCAAGATTTACAGGACATCTTTTGCCTCCCCAATCGACTTCTTGTGGAAGTTATCGTTACACTTGCTCAAGCTGGATGGATTGCTATTAGTCACGATAAAGAAGGCAGTTTTATCCTTACTCGCCAGGGAACTGCTGTCCTTGGTACACCAGATCAGCAGCTACCACCAGGAACTAGCATTCGTTCGGAAATGGCTTTTATTATCATGGAACGTTTTACGGGTGAACTTGTTTCACCTAATGAAATTATCTATCAGAACACTACTCAGCTTAAAGACGATAAAATCGGCGAAAAAACTGTTTGCGATATTGCGTGCAAACTACCGAACAAGATAATAGATAAGAGCTTAGGTATAGAACAGGTACAGCACCTTCTTCGCAGAAAAAGTGGGGAACGTATCCGTTTCATAGCTCCTCCAGCGCTAGTTTCTCAGAATTATTATTGGTTAGCTATGAACGCAGACATAGAACAACAACGGGTGATTGGGTTGCCCGATTGTTGGGAGGGCAGTTTAAAACAGCTTTTACTAGAGGAAGCTGAAAAGTTTGCTCAAAAGTATCCAGAACGAGCCAAAGCAAGCTATGTAAAAGTGCGATCAATTGATCGCACAGATCGCACAAGGCAGACATCAGAAGAGTTTGCTGGTAGTTATTCAACCAAAATAGATTTAAATGACCTGCTGCTGACCCACACCACTCATGTTCAACAATTGGGAAAAGCTTTAACTGAAGAAGCAAAAACAGATATAATAATTACCTCAGCTTTTCTCAAAATAGATAATTTATCAGATGTAAAAGATTGGGTAATTAAAGCTTTAGAACGGGGTGTGAATGTAAGCTTACTATGGGGTTATAAAGACGATAATAATTCAGAAAAACGAACAAAAGAGTGGCTTGAAGGACTCCAAAAACAAGCGAAAAAATTAAAAAGGGGGAATTTGCACTTTAACGAAATACCTACAAACTCCCATGCCAAGCTGCTAATTTATGACACTGAGGAAGGATACCAAGCTTATGTAGGCTCTTACAACTGGCTATCTAAACCAACGAAAGTAGAAGGAAGCCCTAGTGACTTTAATGGTAGTGATGTTACTATCCGCTTGCGTCACCCTGGATTAGTAGCTGATTTATGCCGTTCAGTTGCTGGATTATGGGATACTGAACAAAACAGTTTGTCATCAAATTCTCCTGGTCGTTGGCAACAAATAGCAGCAGATTTGCAAGAGCAAATAGACTTATATAAAACAAAGGAGATGCAAAAAGCTGATGAGTTGCCAACCTCAACTGTTCGTATAGTACACGCTCGCGAACATGCGGCACTAATGCGACAATACCTTCAAAAGGCTCAAAAACGGTGTCTTGTGGTTTCCCATCAAATCGATCCTGATGAACAAGTAGCTGGATTTAGGTTAATAAATCCCTTGCAGAAGCGTTCAAACAATCTAGAGTCTTTAATTGTATTATATGGTGATAAAGAAAGGTTAGGACAAAAAGAAACAGATTTTCCACAACAGGTGGCACAAATTAAAGGGGTTTTGGAGTATAAACAGGGTTGCCACTCTAAAGTTTTTATCGTGGATGAAAGTGCGATAATTAGTAGCTATAACTTTTTGTCGGGCGATCCTTTTAATAAAGCTAAGCGACTGAAGGAAATTGGTATTTTAATTGAAGGTGGAGAAGTGCCGGCTAAGCTTTGGGCAGTATTTTCGGCGTTGAGCGACGGTATGAAAGGCTAA
- the egtD gene encoding L-histidine N(alpha)-methyltransferase, translating to MANALSSATSHPFTLEDRLHLERLISPIQASAEEQTGGSDVISGLTQIPKSLPPRYFYDDRGSELFEQICDLPEYYLTRTEAAILRRCAGSIAQLTDACEIVELGSGSSTKTRILLDAYNQQGYPLRYLPIDVSGGILESSARDLLKDYPSLQVHGLVATYEQALQKLTPARLPNRMISFLGSSLGNLNSCECDVFFSQITGALQAGEYFLLGIDLHKSKEVLEPAYSDSQGVTAEFNLNMLRHLNRRFKGNFDVAQFEHWAFYNEDQHQIEMHLRSLREQRVYLRALDLTVEFAAGETILTEISRKFDLDVMQQYLKARGLEPVQVWTDSNQWFGLLLCQLQPAL from the coding sequence ATGGCGAATGCCCTTTCCAGCGCAACCAGCCATCCATTTACCCTGGAAGATCGATTGCATCTAGAGCGATTAATTAGCCCGATCCAAGCTTCAGCAGAAGAACAAACAGGCGGCAGTGATGTGATCAGCGGTTTAACGCAAATTCCCAAATCACTGCCGCCACGCTATTTTTATGATGACCGGGGATCTGAGTTATTTGAACAAATTTGCGATCTGCCAGAATATTACTTAACGCGAACTGAGGCGGCGATTCTGCGTCGGTGTGCCGGCTCAATTGCTCAATTAACAGACGCGTGCGAAATCGTGGAACTCGGCAGCGGCAGTTCGACAAAAACCCGCATCCTGTTAGATGCCTATAACCAGCAAGGTTATCCGCTGCGCTATTTACCGATTGATGTCAGTGGCGGCATCTTGGAAAGCAGTGCCCGCGATTTATTGAAAGATTATCCTTCGCTGCAAGTTCACGGATTGGTTGCAACCTATGAGCAGGCATTGCAAAAGCTGACACCGGCACGTTTGCCAAACCGGATGATTTCTTTCCTTGGCAGCTCACTCGGTAATTTGAATTCCTGTGAATGTGATGTCTTTTTCTCTCAAATTACCGGCGCATTGCAAGCCGGAGAATATTTTCTTTTGGGGATTGATTTACACAAATCAAAAGAAGTTTTGGAGCCGGCTTATAGCGATTCTCAAGGGGTCACGGCTGAGTTTAATTTGAATATGCTGCGCCATTTAAACCGGCGGTTTAAGGGAAATTTCGATGTCGCACAATTTGAACATTGGGCTTTTTATAATGAAGACCAACATCAAATAGAAATGCACTTGCGAAGTTTACGCGAGCAACGTGTTTATTTACGCGCCCTTGATTTAACCGTAGAATTTGCAGCCGGCGAGACAATTTTGACAGAAATTTCTCGGAAGTTTGACTTAGACGTGATGCAGCAGTATCTCAAAGCCAGAGGATTAGAGCCGGTGCAAGTTTGGACTGACTCGAATCAATGGTTTGGTTTATTACTGTGTCAATTACAGCCGGCACTCTAA
- the egtC gene encoding ergothioneine biosynthesis protein EgtC — translation MCRILGYFGPPILLDYVLSKPEHSLIVQSYQPREMTSGVVSADGFGVGWHHAQRDTDAFVYKNTLPIWGDLNLENLSRYIESGCILANVRSATGGQSVDLSNCQPFRNQRILFTHNGFIKNFRKTLYRPIRERLNDTAYQAIDGTTDSEHIFALFNTQLSADPDLSLKDALQTTLSTVSDLATSHETDASLNIIVSDKHQMVASRFSTKSPAPSLYWLRDDPTFPDAVIIASEPMFAGGNWNRFPENSILTVGENLDINIDQL, via the coding sequence ATGTGCCGTATCCTTGGCTATTTTGGCCCGCCCATTCTACTAGACTATGTCCTGAGCAAACCCGAACACTCGCTGATTGTTCAAAGCTACCAACCCCGTGAAATGACCTCTGGAGTCGTTAGTGCAGACGGCTTTGGCGTTGGTTGGCATCACGCGCAACGGGACACTGATGCTTTTGTGTACAAAAACACCCTGCCAATTTGGGGTGATCTTAACCTCGAAAACCTCAGTCGCTATATTGAGTCAGGATGTATCCTCGCTAATGTTCGCAGCGCGACAGGGGGGCAATCGGTGGATTTAAGCAATTGCCAGCCTTTTCGGAATCAGCGAATCTTATTCACGCACAACGGTTTCATTAAAAACTTTCGCAAGACGCTTTACCGGCCCATTCGAGAGCGTCTTAATGATACCGCTTACCAAGCGATTGACGGCACCACTGATTCGGAACATATTTTCGCCCTATTCAATACTCAATTAAGTGCCGATCCCGATCTTTCCTTAAAAGATGCCTTGCAAACGACATTAAGCACGGTGTCTGATTTGGCAACATCCCATGAAACGGATGCCTCACTCAATATCATCGTCAGCGACAAACACCAAATGGTTGCCAGCCGGTTTTCCACAAAATCACCGGCACCTTCCCTTTACTGGTTGCGGGACGATCCAACTTTCCCAGATGCTGTAATTATTGCCTCTGAACCTATGTTTGCCGGCGGCAACTGGAACCGATTTCCAGAAAATAGCATTTTGACTGTGGGAGAGAACCTTGATATCAACATCGATCAACTGTAG
- a CDS encoding DUF6717 family protein, whose translation MSNAILVIFPYLYQGTWVFDDERVGLVREPFVSGIPEMINKLVQDIPDANQGFKLLFSQTPFPGYQIEMIWLRDEYGGNWYRWRAQNLEGWLCPALFKYFNQAPQKIYCKAEKLSR comes from the coding sequence ATGTCAAATGCAATTCTGGTAATTTTCCCCTATTTATATCAGGGGACTTGGGTGTTTGATGATGAGCGAGTGGGGCTTGTCCGCGAGCCTTTTGTTAGCGGGATTCCTGAGATGATTAACAAGCTGGTTCAAGATATTCCTGATGCAAATCAGGGGTTTAAGCTGTTGTTCTCTCAAACTCCTTTCCCAGGCTATCAGATAGAAATGATTTGGCTGAGAGACGAGTATGGGGGCAATTGGTATCGCTGGCGGGCACAAAATTTAGAAGGATGGTTGTGTCCAGCTTTGTTTAAGTATTTTAATCAAGCGCCACAGAAAATTTATTGCAAGGCTGAAAAACTTTCTCGTTAA